The Amycolatopsis mongoliensis genome includes a window with the following:
- a CDS encoding ParA family protein, with translation MHTVAVLSLKGGVGKTTVALGIASAALRRGTRTLVVDLDPQGNATTSLDPPYTDATLADVLETPTREMLERAIAPSVWSEDVDVLVGTEELELLNDPDADSERLANFSRALDELHRTPLRETPYELVILDCPPSLGRLTKSALVGADSALIVTEPTIYAVAGANRALEAIEKIRKELNPDLRPIGVLVNKLRVRSYEHQFRIAELRDNFGSLVMPTAITDRLAVQQAQGACSPIHEWHSPGAQEIALTFNMVLAKILRSNRAGRHRIAGEEPEGPDWPEGPAPETPEAPAEVSESTG, from the coding sequence GTGCACACGGTCGCCGTACTCAGCCTCAAGGGAGGCGTCGGCAAGACGACGGTCGCTCTCGGTATCGCGTCCGCCGCCCTGCGTAGGGGCACGCGGACGCTGGTGGTGGACCTCGACCCGCAGGGCAACGCCACGACCTCGCTCGACCCGCCGTACACCGACGCGACCCTCGCCGACGTGCTCGAGACCCCGACGCGGGAGATGCTGGAACGGGCCATCGCGCCGAGCGTCTGGAGCGAAGACGTCGACGTCCTCGTCGGCACCGAAGAGCTCGAGCTGCTCAACGACCCCGACGCCGACAGCGAGCGGCTCGCCAACTTCTCCCGTGCGCTGGACGAGCTGCACCGCACGCCGCTGCGCGAGACCCCGTACGAGCTGGTGATCCTCGACTGCCCGCCGTCGCTGGGCCGGCTGACGAAGTCGGCGCTGGTCGGCGCGGACAGCGCGCTGATCGTCACCGAGCCGACGATCTACGCCGTCGCCGGCGCGAACCGGGCCCTGGAAGCGATCGAGAAGATCCGCAAGGAGCTCAACCCGGACCTGCGCCCGATCGGTGTCCTGGTGAACAAGCTGCGGGTGCGTTCCTACGAGCACCAGTTCCGGATCGCCGAGCTGCGCGACAACTTCGGCTCGCTCGTGATGCCCACGGCGATCACCGACCGGCTGGCCGTGCAGCAGGCCCAGGGCGCGTGCAGCCCGATCCACGAGTGGCACTCGCCGGGCGCCCAGGAGATCGCACTGACGTTCAACATGGTGCTGGCGAAGATCCTGCGCTCCAACCGGGCGGGCCGCCACCGCATCGCCGGCGAAGAGCCCGAAGGCCCGGATTGGCCCGAGGGCCCGGCGCCGGAGACACCCGAGGCCCCGGCCGAGGTGTCCGAGTCCACGGGGTGA
- a CDS encoding DNA-formamidopyrimidine glycosylase family protein, which translates to MPEGDTVYLVGKRFDKALAGKTLLRGQFRVPQLATVDLAGREVLGVGTVGKHLFTRFSGELTLHSHLMMDGMWDVYPAGAKWRRPGHQARVVLTAADVQVIGFRVHDLKLVATPKEHDLVAHLGPDLLDPQWTDEHAAHATAALAADPGRELGLALLDQRVMAGVGNLYKCEICFLLGVTPWTPVSEVDAGRTVALARKLLLANASAGRFDQSTTGHLDRNRKNWVYERTRQGCFRCGGQVQVRTQGHDVQRRPTWFCPKDQHGPAPAS; encoded by the coding sequence GTGCCCGAAGGTGACACCGTGTACCTCGTCGGAAAGCGCTTCGACAAGGCGCTCGCGGGAAAGACGTTGCTGCGCGGCCAGTTCCGGGTGCCGCAACTGGCCACTGTGGACCTCGCCGGCCGCGAGGTGCTCGGTGTCGGCACGGTCGGCAAGCACCTGTTCACCCGCTTCTCCGGCGAGCTGACCCTGCATTCGCACCTGATGATGGACGGCATGTGGGACGTCTACCCGGCCGGCGCGAAGTGGCGCCGCCCCGGTCACCAAGCCCGGGTGGTCCTGACCGCGGCCGACGTCCAGGTGATCGGCTTCCGCGTCCACGACCTCAAGCTCGTGGCCACGCCGAAGGAGCACGACCTCGTCGCACACCTCGGCCCGGACCTGCTGGATCCACAGTGGACGGACGAGCACGCGGCGCACGCGACCGCCGCCCTGGCCGCCGATCCCGGGCGCGAGCTGGGGCTCGCCCTGCTCGACCAGCGCGTGATGGCGGGCGTCGGGAACCTCTACAAGTGCGAGATCTGCTTCCTGCTCGGCGTCACCCCGTGGACGCCGGTGTCCGAAGTGGACGCCGGGCGCACGGTCGCGCTCGCCCGCAAGCTGTTGCTGGCAAACGCCTCCGCCGGGCGCTTCGACCAGAGCACCACCGGCCACCTCGACCGCAACCGCAAGAACTGGGTCTACGAGCGCACCCGCCAGGGCTGCTTCCGCTGCGGCGGCCAGGTCCAGGTCCGCACGCAGGGTCACGACGTCCAGCGGCGGCCGACGTGGTTCTGCCCGAAGGACCAGCACGGCCCGGCACCCGCGAGCTGA
- a CDS encoding GNAT family N-acetyltransferase produces MLRPDYPITTARLLLRPFTPDDLDALNSFQSRADVARYLYWGPRSRAESAAALAKRVHSSTLTKEGQFLAVAVELAATGQLIGDLNLEWLSSEHRQGEIGFVFHPDHHGKGLAAEATTELLRLGFEDLGLHRIIGRCDGRNTASAALMERLGMRQEAHLRENEIVKGEWTDELVYAMLEDEWKAREATG; encoded by the coding sequence ATGCTCAGGCCCGATTACCCGATCACCACGGCCCGGCTGCTCCTGCGCCCGTTCACGCCCGACGACCTCGACGCGCTGAACTCGTTCCAGTCCCGCGCCGACGTCGCCCGCTACCTGTACTGGGGCCCCCGCAGCCGCGCCGAATCGGCCGCGGCACTGGCGAAACGGGTGCACAGCTCGACCCTGACGAAGGAAGGGCAGTTCCTGGCGGTGGCGGTCGAGCTCGCCGCTACCGGGCAGCTGATCGGCGACCTGAACCTGGAGTGGCTCAGCAGCGAGCACCGGCAGGGCGAGATCGGGTTCGTCTTCCACCCGGACCACCACGGCAAGGGCCTGGCCGCCGAGGCGACCACGGAACTGCTGCGGCTGGGCTTCGAGGACCTGGGGCTGCACCGGATCATCGGCCGGTGCGACGGCCGGAACACCGCGTCGGCGGCGCTGATGGAGCGGCTCGGGATGCGCCAGGAAGCGCACCTGAGGGAGAACGAGATCGTCAAGGGCGAGTGGACCGACGAACTCGTCTACGCGATGCTCGAAGACGAGTGGAAGGCGCGCGAAGCCACCGGCTGA
- a CDS encoding quinone-dependent dihydroorotate dehydrogenase, which produces MFFDKIVRPALYRVSYHDPELVHERTIAVLARLGKVAPAIGGALRVDDPVTVLGLRFPNRVGLAAGMDKNGRALPAWAALGFGFVEVGTVTRLAQPGNPKPRLFSLPASDAVINRMGFNNDGAEALAAKLARDGKPGVPLGISIGKSKVTPLEDAVEDYRFSLRALYPYADYFAVNVSSPNTPGLRQLQDRTALAELLGELRTTSQELAGAGTPTPVLVKVAPDLTDDALAELLEVALEHGVAGIIATNTTLARDGIVPAERSLAGQAGGLSGRPLTARAAEVVRFVHDHTGGNLPIIGVGGVMGPDDAVRLVDAGASLVQLYTGFALHGPGLVRRVSRGLAARR; this is translated from the coding sequence GTGTTCTTCGACAAGATCGTCCGCCCGGCGCTGTACCGGGTCTCCTACCACGACCCCGAGCTGGTGCACGAGCGCACGATCGCCGTCCTGGCCCGGCTCGGCAAGGTCGCGCCGGCGATCGGCGGCGCCCTGCGGGTCGACGACCCCGTGACCGTGCTGGGCCTGCGGTTCCCCAACCGCGTCGGCCTGGCCGCCGGGATGGACAAGAACGGCCGCGCGCTGCCCGCGTGGGCCGCGCTGGGCTTCGGCTTCGTCGAGGTCGGCACGGTGACGCGGCTGGCCCAGCCCGGCAACCCGAAGCCGCGGCTGTTCAGCCTCCCCGCCAGCGATGCGGTGATCAACCGCATGGGCTTCAACAACGACGGCGCGGAAGCACTTGCGGCGAAGCTCGCGCGCGACGGGAAACCCGGCGTGCCGCTCGGGATCAGCATCGGCAAGTCGAAGGTCACGCCCCTCGAAGACGCCGTCGAGGACTACCGCTTTTCCCTGCGCGCGCTCTACCCGTACGCCGACTACTTCGCCGTCAACGTCAGCTCGCCGAACACGCCGGGGCTGCGTCAGCTGCAGGACCGCACCGCCCTCGCCGAGCTGCTCGGCGAGCTGCGCACGACGTCCCAGGAGCTCGCCGGAGCGGGCACGCCCACGCCGGTGCTGGTGAAGGTCGCGCCGGACCTGACCGACGACGCGCTGGCCGAGCTCCTGGAGGTCGCGCTCGAGCACGGCGTCGCCGGGATCATCGCCACGAACACGACGCTCGCCCGCGACGGCATCGTGCCCGCGGAGCGCAGCCTGGCCGGACAGGCGGGAGGACTGTCCGGCCGGCCGCTGACCGCCCGCGCGGCGGAGGTCGTGCGGTTCGTGCACGACCACACCGGCGGGAACCTGCCGATCATCGGCGTCGGCGGCGTCATGGGCCCGGACGACGCCGTCCGGCTGGTGGACGCGGGGGCGTCGCTCGTGCAGCTCTACACCGGGTTCGCACTGCACGGGCCGGGCCTGGTGAGGCGGGTCAGCCGGGGTCTCGCAGCCCGGCGGTAG
- a CDS encoding allophanate hydrolase-related protein yields the protein MNTLPPDPDPVPPTPPTASQRVIAAFERITEANRPELWSTLRAVEDVLVDAKAVEERVQAGENLPLAGTVFAVPELIDVAGQPSGRSVPETSATIVSRLTAAGAVVLGKTGAATVASAWDRTKVGGRGAAVAVALGIVDLALSTAGAVPAALNAVVALKPTRGLLPMTGVRASEAVSVYVNGLVAGRRALALMTGPDGVSATRTWPADVRLGAGEHPRVAYPTNLPLSPAAAMAFDGVVKRLVAAGAVLKPISGGEYRFEDALLLPTVPDHPELVEALADPAAVHHRLASCTAFANLLDLAAVTVPVLPGDKRPFGVTFLTRAFEDQIGLDLATVCTDEPMTPYPEPGEDLVVFGAHLRGQPLNARLTELGARFTRPVRTTESYRMVLLDTEPPQPGVLEHAEGSSLDGESWRLSPAAFEQFVTTLKEPFVLDRVELDDGSRPLAVRCAPTASGIALDRYESWRGYVRFTSTAGLRDPG from the coding sequence GTGAACACGCTCCCGCCGGACCCGGATCCCGTGCCGCCGACCCCGCCCACCGCCTCGCAGCGCGTCATCGCGGCCTTCGAGCGCATCACCGAAGCCAACCGTCCCGAGCTCTGGTCCACCCTCCGCGCCGTCGAAGACGTGCTCGTCGACGCCAAGGCCGTGGAAGAACGCGTCCAGGCCGGGGAGAACCTGCCGCTGGCGGGCACGGTCTTCGCCGTACCGGAACTGATCGACGTCGCCGGGCAGCCGTCCGGCCGCTCGGTCCCGGAAACCAGCGCCACGATCGTCTCCCGGCTGACCGCGGCCGGTGCCGTCGTGCTCGGCAAGACCGGTGCCGCCACGGTGGCCTCGGCCTGGGACCGCACGAAGGTCGGTGGCCGCGGCGCGGCCGTCGCCGTCGCGCTGGGCATCGTCGACCTGGCGCTGAGCACGGCAGGCGCGGTCCCGGCGGCCCTGAACGCCGTCGTCGCGCTGAAGCCGACCCGCGGCCTGCTGCCGATGACCGGCGTCCGCGCCTCCGAAGCCGTCTCCGTGTACGTGAACGGCCTGGTCGCCGGCCGTCGCGCGCTCGCCCTGATGACCGGACCGGACGGCGTCTCCGCGACCCGCACCTGGCCCGCCGACGTCCGCCTCGGTGCCGGCGAGCACCCGCGCGTCGCCTACCCGACGAACCTGCCGCTGAGCCCCGCCGCGGCCATGGCGTTCGACGGCGTCGTGAAGCGGCTGGTGGCGGCCGGCGCCGTGCTGAAACCGATCTCCGGGGGTGAGTACCGCTTCGAAGACGCGCTCCTGCTGCCCACCGTGCCGGACCACCCGGAGCTCGTCGAGGCCCTGGCCGACCCGGCCGCCGTGCACCACCGCCTGGCGAGCTGCACCGCCTTCGCGAACCTGCTCGACCTCGCGGCGGTCACCGTCCCGGTGCTGCCGGGCGACAAGCGCCCGTTCGGCGTGACCTTCCTGACGCGGGCGTTCGAGGACCAGATCGGTCTGGACCTCGCGACGGTCTGCACGGACGAGCCCATGACGCCCTACCCGGAACCGGGCGAAGACCTCGTCGTGTTCGGCGCGCACCTGCGCGGCCAGCCGCTCAACGCCCGGCTCACCGAGCTCGGCGCCCGCTTCACCCGGCCGGTCCGGACCACCGAGAGCTACCGGATGGTGCTGCTGGACACCGAACCGCCGCAGCCGGGCGTGCTGGAGCACGCCGAGGGCAGCAGTCTCGACGGCGAAAGCTGGCGGCTGTCCCCGGCCGCGTTCGAGCAGTTCGTCACCACGCTGAAAGAACCCTTCGTGCTGGACCGCGTCGAGCTCGACGACGGCTCCCGGCCCCTGGCGGTCCGGTGCGCCCCGACGGCGAGCGGGATCGCGCTGGACCGCTACGAATCGTGGCGGGGCTACGTCCGGTTCACCTCTACCGCCGGGCTGCGAGACCCCGGCTGA
- the pspM gene encoding phage shock envelope stress response protein PspM gives MGQQGRRRDFSEFSAKLEKHIEKLPDYAVRAQEKLQKVQKYFPPADQAGGKPAPPRPRPNPLQRPPVRRPDMSATFSTMANQVPAFAEARAKWDRWNHPAAKLERRKRRTSRAMTLWLLLTILCGVLAVAAGLGWMSATGAAMMPQAIMAFAGAVVFGTFGVRSGLKLRELKRTPLPAAPAGPPPLPPAGSAAREPMERLAECEASLGELLRQLSVPSSVGTTPVSEVSVADAQQTAAEAAGALRGLAGRIQAIERGRNSAPAREQAALDAAVGKLREQLDDGLEGYRGLVAAAGHTVAASSDGLVTSKQALTDATDRLAGLAMALRELS, from the coding sequence ATGGGGCAGCAGGGCAGGCGACGCGACTTCAGCGAGTTCAGCGCGAAGCTGGAGAAGCACATCGAGAAGCTGCCCGACTACGCCGTGCGCGCCCAGGAAAAGCTCCAGAAGGTGCAGAAGTACTTCCCGCCGGCCGACCAGGCCGGCGGGAAGCCCGCACCCCCGCGGCCGCGGCCGAACCCGCTGCAACGGCCGCCGGTGCGGCGGCCCGACATGTCGGCGACCTTCTCGACGATGGCGAACCAGGTCCCGGCGTTCGCCGAGGCCCGGGCCAAGTGGGACCGCTGGAACCACCCGGCCGCGAAGCTCGAGCGCCGCAAGCGCCGGACGTCGCGCGCGATGACACTGTGGCTCCTGCTGACGATCCTGTGCGGCGTTCTCGCCGTGGCGGCCGGGCTGGGCTGGATGAGTGCCACCGGCGCCGCGATGATGCCGCAGGCGATCATGGCGTTCGCCGGAGCCGTCGTCTTCGGCACGTTCGGCGTCCGAAGCGGGCTCAAGCTGCGTGAACTGAAGCGCACCCCGCTCCCTGCCGCACCGGCCGGCCCGCCGCCGCTGCCGCCCGCGGGGTCCGCCGCGCGCGAGCCGATGGAACGGCTGGCGGAGTGCGAGGCCTCCTTGGGTGAGCTGCTGCGCCAGCTCTCCGTACCGTCCTCGGTGGGCACGACGCCGGTGTCCGAAGTGTCCGTTGCCGACGCGCAGCAGACCGCCGCCGAAGCCGCAGGTGCCCTTCGCGGCCTGGCAGGCCGCATCCAGGCGATCGAACGCGGCCGCAACTCCGCCCCGGCCCGCGAGCAGGCGGCCCTGGACGCGGCGGTCGGCAAGCTTCGCGAACAGCTCGACGACGGCCTCGAGGGCTACCGCGGCCTGGTCGCCGCGGCCGGTCACACGGTCGCGGCGTCGAGCGACGGCCTGGTGACGTCCAAACAGGCCCTCACCGACGCCACCGACCGCCTGGCCGGCCTGGCCATGGCCCTGCGCGAACTCTCCTGA
- a CDS encoding PspA/IM30 family protein has product MANPFVKFWKYMMAAFSSKIDEHADPKVQIQQAIEEAQRNHQALTQQAASVIGNQRQLEMKLNRQLGDVEKLQASTRQALVLADEARSKGDEQKAVEFENAAESFATQLVTAEQNIEDLKTLHDQSLQAAAQAKKAVERNSQMLQQKLAERTKLLSQLEQAKMQEQVSASLNQMSQLAAPGNTPSLEEVRDKIEKRYTTALGSAELAQNSVQGRMMEVQASTTQLAGQSRLQQIRASMHGDSVAQVTDGGKAAQAPASSSADIQREIQARVQAEQGKNPA; this is encoded by the coding sequence ATGGCCAACCCGTTCGTGAAGTTCTGGAAGTACATGATGGCGGCGTTCTCGTCGAAGATCGACGAACACGCCGACCCGAAGGTACAGATCCAGCAGGCCATCGAGGAGGCGCAGCGCAACCACCAGGCGCTGACGCAGCAGGCCGCCTCCGTGATCGGCAACCAGCGGCAGCTGGAGATGAAGCTCAACCGGCAGCTCGGCGACGTCGAGAAGCTGCAGGCCTCCACCCGGCAGGCGCTCGTCCTCGCGGACGAGGCGCGGTCGAAGGGTGACGAGCAGAAGGCCGTCGAGTTCGAGAACGCCGCGGAGAGCTTCGCGACGCAGCTCGTCACGGCCGAGCAGAACATCGAGGACCTGAAGACGCTGCACGACCAGTCGCTGCAGGCCGCGGCCCAGGCCAAGAAGGCCGTGGAGCGCAACTCGCAGATGCTGCAGCAGAAGCTGGCCGAGCGCACCAAGCTGCTCTCGCAGCTGGAGCAGGCGAAGATGCAGGAGCAGGTCTCCGCTTCGCTGAACCAGATGAGCCAGCTGGCCGCGCCGGGCAACACGCCGTCGCTGGAAGAGGTCCGCGACAAGATCGAGAAGCGCTACACCACGGCGCTGGGCTCGGCGGAGCTGGCGCAGAACTCGGTCCAGGGGCGGATGATGGAGGTCCAGGCCTCCACCACGCAGCTGGCCGGCCAGTCGCGGCTGCAGCAGATCCGCGCGTCGATGCACGGTGACTCGGTCGCCCAGGTGACCGACGGCGGCAAGGCGGCCCAGGCGCCGGCGAGCAGCTCGGCCGACATCCAGCGCGAGATCCAGGCGCGCGTGCAGGCCGAGCAGGGCAAGAACCCGGCCTGA
- a CDS encoding helix-turn-helix domain-containing protein, with translation MTVLLREAIGDRLRHARTNQRRTLRDISRAARVSLGYLSEVERGQKEASSELLASICQALDLPLGELLHKVAADVSALDNVEVAPVDERIVEGAPREKVPDRGAEASAAGIEGGRLMSELIGNDLADLRVSPAPRMNTTLRTTIGQPKLASTIAA, from the coding sequence ATGACCGTGCTGTTGCGTGAGGCGATCGGTGATCGGCTCCGTCATGCCCGCACCAACCAGCGTCGTACGCTGCGCGATATCTCCCGCGCCGCCAGGGTCAGCCTCGGCTACCTCTCCGAGGTGGAGCGAGGCCAGAAGGAGGCGTCGAGCGAACTGCTCGCGTCGATCTGCCAGGCCCTGGACCTTCCGCTCGGCGAGCTGCTGCACAAGGTGGCGGCGGACGTTTCGGCCCTCGACAACGTCGAGGTCGCACCGGTCGACGAGCGGATCGTGGAAGGCGCGCCCCGGGAGAAGGTGCCCGACCGCGGCGCCGAGGCCTCCGCGGCCGGCATCGAAGGCGGTCGCCTGATGTCGGAGCTGATCGGCAACGACCTCGCCGACCTGCGGGTTTCCCCGGCACCGCGGATGAACACCACGCTGCGCACGACGATCGGGCAGCCGAAGCTGGCCTCGACGATCGCCGCGTAG
- a CDS encoding CinA family protein has product MRVADEQATALVAALTARGETVAAAESLTAGLVCATLAQVPGASAALRGGLVVYATELKASLAGVDTALLADHGAVHPEVARQLAAGARERCGATWGLGLTGVAGPAAQGGVAPGTVHVGLAGPGTRTVRTLALSGDRDMIRTESVRAAFALLGEHLA; this is encoded by the coding sequence CTGAGGGTGGCCGACGAGCAGGCCACGGCGCTGGTCGCCGCGCTGACGGCGCGGGGCGAGACCGTCGCGGCCGCCGAGTCGCTGACCGCCGGGCTCGTCTGCGCCACCCTGGCCCAGGTCCCGGGGGCGAGCGCCGCCCTGCGCGGGGGACTGGTGGTCTACGCCACCGAGCTGAAGGCCAGCCTGGCCGGCGTCGACACCGCCCTGCTCGCCGACCACGGCGCCGTGCACCCCGAGGTGGCCCGCCAGCTGGCCGCGGGCGCCCGCGAGCGGTGCGGTGCCACCTGGGGTCTCGGGCTCACCGGCGTGGCCGGGCCGGCCGCCCAGGGCGGGGTCGCGCCGGGCACCGTGCACGTCGGGCTCGCCGGGCCGGGAACACGCACAGTCCGTACCCTGGCCCTCAGCGGCGACCGCGACATGATCAGGACCGAATCGGTCCGGGCGGCGTTTGCCCTGCTCGGGGAACATCTGGCGTGA
- the pgsA gene encoding CDP-diacylglycerol--glycerol-3-phosphate 3-phosphatidyltransferase — protein MSALPSDADEGTGHESVPAQVPAPTPVPTLNLANLLTLSRLVLVPLFVVALFVVDGHDTTWRAIATGLFAVASATDQLDGWVARKYGLITDFGKIADPIADKALTGAALVGLSVLGELGWWVTIVIAVREVGVTLLRFWVIRHGVIPASRGGKAKTMAQIAAITAYLLPLPAGADPVRWALMGLALVLTVVTGVDYLIRAVRLRAAGRRATGS, from the coding sequence GTGAGTGCGCTCCCCAGCGACGCCGACGAAGGCACGGGTCACGAGAGCGTCCCCGCGCAGGTCCCCGCGCCGACCCCGGTCCCGACGCTCAACCTCGCCAACCTGCTGACGCTGTCGCGGCTGGTCCTGGTCCCGCTGTTCGTCGTCGCGCTGTTCGTCGTCGACGGCCACGACACCACCTGGCGGGCCATCGCGACCGGGCTGTTCGCCGTCGCCTCGGCCACCGACCAGCTGGACGGGTGGGTGGCCCGCAAGTACGGCCTGATCACCGACTTCGGCAAGATCGCCGACCCGATCGCGGACAAGGCGCTGACCGGCGCCGCGCTGGTCGGGCTGAGCGTCCTCGGCGAGCTCGGCTGGTGGGTCACCATCGTGATCGCCGTCCGCGAGGTCGGCGTGACGCTGCTGCGGTTCTGGGTGATCCGCCACGGCGTGATCCCGGCCAGCCGCGGCGGCAAGGCCAAGACGATGGCCCAGATCGCCGCGATCACCGCCTACCTGCTGCCACTGCCCGCCGGCGCCGACCCGGTCCGCTGGGCCCTGATGGGCCTGGCCCTGGTGCTGACCGTGGTGACCGGCGTCGACTACCTGATCCGGGCCGTGCGGCTGCGCGCGGCCGGGCGCCGGGCCACCGGGAGCTGA
- the rimO gene encoding 30S ribosomal protein S12 methylthiotransferase RimO: MPSPATDPAATRRVSLLTLGCARNEVDSEELAGRLAAGGWELAADPEDSDVVVVNTCGFVESAKKDSVDTLLAASDTGKKVVAVGCMAERYGHELADSLPEADAVLGFDHYADLSDRLDDVVAGRKVASHTPGDRRKLLPISPVQRPAAAEAVEVPGHGQHGWGPRVLRTRLDDSPVAALKIASGCDRRCSFCAIPSFRGSFVSRQPDEIVAEAMWLAEHGVKELFLVSENSTSYGKDFGRDGATALERLLPRLAEIDGIERVRVSYLQPAETRPQLVKAIATTPGVAEYFDLSFQHSSEQVLRRMRRFGSTDSFLALTEQIREYAPEAGIRTNVIVGFPGETEHDLAELERFLTGARPDAVGVFGYSDEDGTEAETFDGKLDPEEVAARVTRISALVEELTAQRAEDRIGTFVDVLVELDDDGELTGRAAHQAPEVDGECVILDAPEKTQVGDFLRCEVVDSAGVDLVVRAVPDADR; the protein is encoded by the coding sequence GTGCCTTCTCCTGCCACTGACCCCGCCGCCACCCGACGCGTCTCCCTGCTGACCCTGGGCTGCGCCCGCAACGAGGTCGACTCGGAGGAGCTGGCGGGCCGGCTGGCGGCCGGCGGCTGGGAGCTGGCGGCCGATCCGGAGGACTCCGACGTCGTGGTGGTCAACACCTGCGGCTTCGTCGAGTCGGCCAAGAAGGACTCGGTCGACACGCTGCTCGCGGCGTCCGACACCGGCAAGAAGGTCGTCGCAGTCGGCTGCATGGCCGAGCGCTACGGCCACGAGCTCGCCGACAGCCTCCCCGAGGCCGACGCGGTGCTGGGCTTCGACCACTACGCCGACCTTTCCGACCGGCTCGACGACGTCGTCGCGGGCCGCAAGGTCGCCTCGCACACGCCGGGCGACCGCCGCAAGCTGCTGCCGATCAGCCCCGTCCAGCGGCCCGCCGCGGCCGAGGCCGTCGAGGTCCCGGGCCACGGGCAGCACGGCTGGGGCCCGCGGGTGCTGCGCACCCGCCTCGACGACTCGCCGGTGGCCGCGCTGAAGATCGCCTCCGGCTGCGACCGGCGCTGCTCCTTCTGCGCGATCCCGTCGTTCCGCGGCTCCTTCGTCTCGCGGCAGCCGGACGAGATCGTCGCCGAGGCGATGTGGCTGGCCGAGCACGGCGTCAAGGAACTGTTCCTGGTCAGCGAGAACTCGACGTCCTACGGCAAGGACTTCGGCCGCGACGGCGCCACCGCGCTGGAGCGGCTGCTGCCGAGGCTGGCGGAGATCGACGGCATCGAGCGCGTCCGCGTCTCCTACCTGCAGCCGGCCGAGACGCGCCCGCAGCTGGTCAAGGCCATCGCGACCACGCCGGGCGTCGCCGAGTACTTCGACCTGTCGTTCCAGCACTCCAGCGAGCAGGTGCTGCGCCGGATGCGCCGGTTCGGCTCGACGGACTCGTTCCTGGCGCTGACCGAGCAGATCCGCGAGTACGCGCCCGAGGCGGGCATCCGCACCAACGTGATCGTCGGCTTCCCCGGCGAGACCGAGCACGACCTGGCCGAGCTGGAGCGCTTCCTCACCGGCGCGCGCCCCGACGCGGTCGGCGTCTTCGGCTACTCCGACGAGGACGGCACCGAGGCCGAGACCTTCGACGGCAAGCTCGACCCCGAGGAGGTCGCCGCGCGCGTCACGCGGATCTCCGCGCTGGTCGAGGAGCTCACCGCGCAGCGCGCCGAAGACCGGATCGGTACCTTCGTCGACGTCCTCGTCGAACTGGACGACGACGGCGAGCTGACCGGCCGCGCCGCGCACCAGGCCCCCGAGGTCGACGGCGAGTGCGTCATCCTCGACGCGCCGGAGAAGACGCAGGTCGGTGACTTCCTGCGCTGCGAGGTCGTCGACTCGGCGGGCGTGGACCTGGTCGTCCGCGCGGTACCGGACGCCGACCGGTGA
- a CDS encoding amino-acid N-acetyltransferase, whose amino-acid sequence MPSASPVVRRARIADVRKIKALVDSDAGRVLLEKDLVTLYEAVQEFWVAEVDGEVAGSAALHVLWEDIAELRTVVVDKAVRGQGVGRVLVSRLIDEARELGLKRLFVLTFETGFFTGHGFVEIEGTPVSHEVYEEMRRSHDTGVAEFLDLPYVKPNTLGNSRMLLEL is encoded by the coding sequence GTGCCGTCCGCCTCCCCCGTCGTCCGCCGCGCGCGGATCGCCGACGTCCGCAAGATCAAGGCCCTGGTCGACTCGGACGCCGGCCGCGTCCTGCTGGAGAAGGACCTGGTCACGCTGTACGAAGCGGTCCAGGAGTTCTGGGTCGCGGAGGTGGACGGCGAGGTCGCCGGGTCGGCCGCGCTGCACGTGCTCTGGGAGGACATCGCCGAGCTGCGCACCGTCGTGGTCGACAAGGCCGTCCGCGGCCAGGGGGTCGGGCGGGTCCTGGTGAGCCGGCTGATCGACGAGGCCCGTGAGCTGGGTCTCAAGCGGCTGTTCGTGCTGACGTTCGAGACCGGCTTCTTCACCGGGCACGGCTTCGTGGAGATCGAGGGGACGCCGGTGTCGCACGAGGTCTACGAGGAGATGCGGCGCTCGCACGACACCGGTGTCGCCGAGTTCCTCGACCTGCCGTACGTCAAGCCGAACACGCTCGGTAATTCACGGATGTTGCTCGAACTCTGA